The Candidatus Binatia bacterium genome has a window encoding:
- a CDS encoding phosphatase PAP2 family protein encodes MRIKAIVVAIASFAAFVALGRYVVRAGEPAALVAWERSLTDHSTLVALWLTRICRPPVLVALAVVVVVVAWRFPAWRGRAIFSIAMLLLCWRGADLFQHLFARPRRLDWVMKHELSFSYPSSHAAIATGFFALWAWLLSMSQLPKTTRNVAAAALVVLALAICWSRLALGAHYLTDLIGGALLAVALVSAGVAAVPSAVFGGVAGRASGSEE; translated from the coding sequence GTGCGGATTAAGGCGATCGTCGTCGCGATCGCGTCCTTCGCGGCATTCGTCGCGCTGGGGCGCTACGTCGTGCGCGCCGGCGAACCCGCCGCGCTCGTCGCGTGGGAGCGTTCGCTGACCGACCACTCGACGCTCGTCGCGTTGTGGCTCACGCGGATCTGCCGTCCTCCGGTGCTCGTGGCGCTTGCGGTCGTCGTGGTCGTCGTGGCGTGGCGCTTCCCGGCGTGGCGCGGACGCGCGATCTTCAGCATCGCGATGCTGCTCCTCTGTTGGCGCGGGGCCGATCTCTTCCAACACCTCTTCGCGCGGCCGCGCCGCCTCGACTGGGTGATGAAGCACGAGCTGTCGTTCTCGTACCCGAGTTCGCACGCTGCGATCGCGACGGGCTTCTTCGCGCTCTGGGCGTGGCTGCTATCTATGTCGCAGTTGCCGAAGACGACGCGCAACGTCGCCGCGGCCGCGCTCGTCGTCTTGGCGCTCGCCATCTGCTGGAGCCGGCTCGCGCTCGGCGCCCACTATCTGACCGATTTGATCGGCGGAGCGCTGCTCGCCGTCGCGCTGGTCTCGGCGGGCGTGGCGGCGGTGCCGAGCGCCGTCTTCGGCGGCGTTGCGGGGCGCGCGTCGGGCTCGGAAGAATAG